TCAACGCCTGGCTGCAGAACTTCCGCCGCGTCGTCACCCGCTGGGAGTACAAAGCCCAGAACTACCGAGCATTCGTCCAACTCGCCTGTATCTGCATCATGCTGAGACAATTTTGAGACTGCCTCTAGCCGTATCGCTGGCCGGGATGATCGTGCTTGCCGCCACGCCGCTCTCCGAGGGGACCACCGCCTCGGGCCTGAAAGAGGCGCTTCGCGTCGCGACCGAGCGAGCCGTGCAGAGCACCTCGAAGACGAACGGCTTCCTCGACAACCAGAAGATCCGCATCGGACTTCCGGGCAAGCTCTCGTCGGTGGCAAGCGCCCTGCGCGGCATCGGCATGGGCGCGCAGGTGGACGAGCTCGAGGTGGCCATGAATCACGCCGCCGAGAAGGCCGCGGGCGAGGCCACCCCCGTATTCGTCGACGCAATCACGCAGATGAGCTTCGACGACGCGCGCGGAATCCTGACCGGCGGCGACACCGCCGCGACTCAGTACTTCCAGAAGACCACGAGCGATCCGCTGCGCACGCGCTTCGGCCCGATCGTCGCCGACGCGATGAAGGACGTCGGCGTGAACAAGCTCTACGAGCAGCTGATCGGCCGCTACACGTCGTCCGTCCCGTTCGCTTCCGCGCCGAAGCTCGACCTGAACCGCTACGTCACCGACAAGACGCTGTCGGGCCTGTTCACCGTCGTGGGCGAGGAGGAGAAGAAGATCCGCACCAACCCCACCGCCCGCGCGACGGATCTGTTGAAGCAGCTCTTCGGCTCCTAGCTCGCCCTCGGACCGGCGCTACGCCTCGAGGCTCCGCACGAACGCCTCGATCGGGCTGTGCTCGCTCGCGAGCCCTGCCGCGCGGCGTCTCGCCGCGTGCTCGTTCGCGAAGCGCCGGTACAGCGCCATCACGCGCGGCACGGCCGCGGCCGCCCCGGCGCGATTGCCCGCGGTGATCAGCGCCAGGCTCGAGATGAAGATCGGCGCGCCCAGCAGGCCGACGGCGGAGTTCTCCACCTCGTCGAGGTGGTTGGCGATGGCCGTCGCCTCGTGGGGTCGCGTCGCGATCAGGTAGCGCATGTGCCCGATCCCGTAGGCGATCGAGCGCGTGACGTCCTGGACGCCGAAGCGCGCGATCGTCTCGTCGGCCTTGTTCGTCGAGACGGCGCCCATGTGGCGCATCAGCGACTGCATCAGGCCGCAGAGCAGCAGGTACCCGGACGCCGAGGCGCACGGGTAGGTGCTCGCGTCGAAGACGGCCTTCATCAGCTCGCCCAGCGGCGCGTGGTCACGACCGAGCCCGGTTCCGCCGGCGATGGCGCGCTTGCGGAACACGTCCGCGAGCTGGGCCGCGTCGAACATCTGCGTGCACTGCCACATCTTGAGCTCGACCAGCTCCTGGTTGATGCGCCAGACCCACTTCGAGGGGATGTCGCCCAGGACCGTCGCCATGCTCGTGAGATCCGTGTACAGCTGCGCCATCGCCCGCTCGAAGTCGGGCGAATGGTCGAGCTTCTCCACCGCTTCCCAGGGGACCTCCCGCGACGGGATCCAGTGCCGAGCCTTCGACTCCTCGTAGAGATCGGGCGCGTTCTCGGACCACACCTCGCTCTTGCGATTGATGTCGTAGCCCAGGTGCGGCAGACCCGGAGACAGGACCGCCCCGCGCGGCGCCATCGAGTAGTTGTGGCGGATCTTCTCGGGAATCTGATCCCACCCGTAGCGACCCACATTGGTGTCGCCGAAGGTGAGCCCGCGCCGCGGATGGCTCGGCCGACAGTTCGCGTCCTCGCGGCCGCAGGTCATCCAGTCGAGCGTCAGCTTGCCCTTCAGGATCTCGACCGAGCGCGCCAGGATCTCCGGGTTGTTGAAGAAATCGTCTCTCGCGTAGTAGCCCATCTCGTTTCCTTTCCTCGGCTCAGCCCATGATTCCGGCGATCATCCGCTTCTGCAGCTCGAGCAACGGGCTGCGGGTGCGGCGCTCGGGCAGGCCGGCGCGCTCGGCGCGGTGGAAGTACTCCTCGATCTGCTTGCCCTGGAACGCGCCCACGGTCTGGATGCCGGTGCGGATGCAGTCGGGCGTGGTGCCCTTGCCGCCGAGCACGATCATCGACTCGAGCTGATCGGGGTTGAACAGACCGGAGAGGTGCCGCTCGGCCTCGTCGAGGAAGCCGTTGATCTGCGGGCGGACCTCCGGGCAGTTGTCCATCAAGTACTTCAGGTGCTGCAGCCCGTACGAGACGTGGCGCGCCTCGTCCTGCATGACCAGCTGGAACATGCGCTGCTCGACCGGCGTCGGCGAGATGTACTCGCTGGAGCGGAAGAGCGTGAGGATGAAGCCCTCTCCCAGCACGTGCAGGAACACGCTGCCCTCGCTGTAGCTGTCGGCCTCGAGGATTCCCTTCAGCGCGTGCTCGCCGCGCACGCTGGCGCGCAGCAGCCCGGCGCCCGCG
This region of Deltaproteobacteria bacterium genomic DNA includes:
- a CDS encoding DUF4197 domain-containing protein, whose amino-acid sequence is MRLPLAVSLAGMIVLAATPLSEGTTASGLKEALRVATERAVQSTSKTNGFLDNQKIRIGLPGKLSSVASALRGIGMGAQVDELEVAMNHAAEKAAGEATPVFVDAITQMSFDDARGILTGGDTAATQYFQKTTSDPLRTRFGPIVADAMKDVGVNKLYEQLIGRYTSSVPFASAPKLDLNRYVTDKTLSGLFTVVGEEEKKIRTNPTARATDLLKQLFGS